Proteins co-encoded in one Diprion similis isolate iyDipSimi1 chromosome 13, iyDipSimi1.1, whole genome shotgun sequence genomic window:
- the LOC124414284 gene encoding ubiquitin carboxyl-terminal hydrolase 34 has translation MCDVCADFHDLLLSYEERASKEQDESVSLCVSDVDTILQYVNQWVQRQCMCCYRDIKNFDRFTRLMKSVVLSTLQQLQAIQDEDKEEGRDKGGDADDDNDEKKKEKNKTVNTAAAVVQADSSENSQCKRKHSWSQQDREKLLHLLSKIFLLNFPLYIAMKHGGVISPIAPIKDEGGYCEPHDPEVPAPLIRAVSVFCHQGGFNIMSACFDMENALPVGLAHSMVAVICNLKLWLNYGSVIQLFVPLRRRVMRYMCRLGDKELRTPAVRTMADFMWSAVKDPIDAVLPTFDKDGLDLAFKYFTSTTLTMRLAGVAQINAHITAFNELCNSETVAEVEQVGHALAAWLTENNIIAHIFGPNLHVEVIKQSHIVLSFLAMEGRISPSDMDTMWQAAQLKHCGRPVYDLLAPLVKHLAPTPVLHLYSLLGKLEPKDHNEQSLFLASALIKFIWTSGGSGYPGGLAMKNRGILVSSRGIGGSSSSDPSGMEGSSPDEEEEEPSPAPSDGPSPRKQARGDSSDCEGNFKTESLEAIPVVSGITDTEEGVELREDSEVGLLRKSDERQDSGFRTDEAPELKEKPQSGSDAEADTEKSNTEEINVYEKMRKKLLRKRKKPLRCLASGAGQSTSDECDKKAKVSELLSDANGVKKNDCILKDTLDHPGSDPTNVDDTLDHVKQQAMAMEPNDQQVPTTAALLRRANKSKYLALVGHAHGIDRGPDSADTSHDEDDSDVAVAAVTAAEDTGAVMSELAGLVHSSGPPFLASTLDEMLSDEEGSYSSRISNKSEKNMADFDGEESGCEEELAQLAARHLTAIQMQAYHQDHQHPAMAIRRSICRPPQVRTARQTIARLSSQFNLETVCKPGNTLLWDILQDDKIGSLGEGLALEAEKALCSLLCFNVDRLIPMKFIEGCLENLASNRSVVVSLRLLPKLLASFQQFGAMDAHTITTWADRERGMMRHFFNNLKTYASNGSKTNLYSHQTEVQVRLQFLSSIFSPLGSPDSFRLSLEQVDILWQCLSQDSMCSDELFSWLLSQAKSTEQHALGMDTLKHLCMRKLPSLPPETISMTGLSLFQQLCNLARLAAAHLDRPLRDVDTVGMDFLWRIALRAKSTDVSMAAIQYLNGYYMSRQLTQEAEFVSQCMMHLAAASADLETNEEASLRCIQRALLLLRTHLEAFRKRYAYHLRRWALEGRGAGSHVAMNTSEKGQQIRIFVQPAGIPDKTSFTLLSTDFVADLRAEVAKWWDDTQNSQDKTSSASVNLNANGSSVLGSLLTDGPIRMITQGQELTIDFDEKTLQEMGFKDGQLVFISLGAGRGSGSGRSGKRDVDSPSLLPPPPRESLPTLLLLRPQYFEQLFTLMRTLSAMKTIVKGGQTIPHTKAQVLSRRVWDTLTLLPTSPTLLRGFQKLGEASFPELLDPASPQKLMYSLYIVESLSKRNTSNQPTSTSTITIMPVHEGGGDAESNQEDKDKEISWAAAFVQHGGLRHLFDIFMSGCLERGDGSEWQQDCLASLLKQLCHLGVVKEERKRTKADKLLVPRLSDAMLAMMDVDTVMPRITSILHEASLPRDPNHYKTGLFGWAQVIHYTTALLVCWVHSDPAARQSLFSSSEPFGKSWLRRLVLEDPEPAVRREVCTALYRLCLGSTGSDDGETDTTSLIGPMLSTLLEHLVVAEAMRPSHHKPDLPLHLHPALDDGKEPYGPACRDYFWLVCRLVDSLPEEIIKENLEQSCVSTIDIEALAVRVIDSVLTREHLETRHNTVEDDGLVGLLNLACNIMIHNPPCKQGKLGQKLLHEVFDFLFALPNPKTKHVPKCKSQVSRSAAFDLLVELVKSAPGNYRILHEKLLAQHRPGPHSPYPWDYWPHEDGRSDCGYVGLTNLGATCYMASCMQHLYMMPQARISILGADCAEANKHQLTLRELQRMFAYLQESERKAYNPRSFCRVYTMDHAPLNTGEQKDMAEFFIDLVSKLEEMTMDLKNLVKTLFCGVISNNVVSLDCEHVSRTLEEFYTVRCQVADMRNLYESLDEVTVKDTLEGDNMYTCSQCGKKVRAEKRACFKKLPHILCFNTMRYTFNMVTMLKEKVNTHFSFPLRLDMSGYVEKKLMPQHYQEEKIASEKRKSESEGSSGVADEKEATEHHQYDLIGVTVHTGTADGGHYYSFIRDRTSPNKNKWFLFNDAEVKPFDPNQIAAECFGGEMTSKTYDSVTDKFMDFSFEKTNSAYMLFYEWCANPGDQHKEDEATVSSLMDTPQSLQPQQQINKLPPLELNKELEDWIWQDNMHFLQDKNIFEHTYFSFMWQICGYIPQTLLSMQPDITEMSAELSTSFFMETFIHAKEKPTMVQWVELLTKQFNGSVGACARFLERMAGDSWWPIQILVKCPNQMVRQMFQRLCIHVIQRLRATQAPLYLACDPEGDLSTVGTQSCVTRFVRMLLSLMEHAKQHLKHLTEYFSFLYEFSKMGEEETLFLIQVQAISTMVNFYLGHKTHEFVDTVSEEEEEEEVVAVPTDKLRPASLDKMITLIAALVERSRGADHRLTLSPADLNAVAGGKGFPFLYQQTRDVINLNQTRNLIQSLCRWNDRLAVHIVTMIFQAITKHTDVCQPFFKLLTFLTEGSGPSGLPCMTQLVLGRVWEAARVAPHGALEWLALAVARSKLAHAWVLQGLDTWLQHFLLEHSNQRVRSAAAFLLVSLVPSTHFRQGYRTAHRLGLGCNSARELQLSSEATLILHQIYTALLRLLQPARHYIDIQTHGTMKLTAYFALLTYCVVSKTEKLMFGQYLNDLWTLFHPKLSEPSIPVHHNKQAVLLFWYHVCSDCPENVAMILHNPHITKNIAFNYILADHEDQDVVLFNRVMLPAYYGLLRLCCQQSRAFTRQLAAHQNIQWAFKNITPHPTQYSTAVDELFKLMQLLVARHQDQTEQEEAEIASFRRGTLSSYLQGLDGRSCWATLISAFRILIESDDDRLYVVYNGGLSMALEAFHMLHIMYHEATACHVAGDLAELIAIIVELIRCVRTVRDGPDARNILANSKEWPDVLRKLATLLNTYNPPDMRTLAIDLLKELVMLVPAEAISILAPLLSHCHAALQESHAAVPPGPYLPRRSNPPGKMASRPARPMVQMAVPHSQLEASKGVDLEYDGALLEFYLPYHELIDVMCRLAINNDCMTDTLVNLSAMLGFEGVPLHLALFPRLWLDVHAATHIDRKHIAALLCSSYTVDYVDAVLLDERSSLGVPAIHAFLKTFFPKLASHVLTEQTCSLIDNLVSSLTAMVEAVDVQVAAHRLTGDLRALALVYSSGTRLKPPGGLQPALDTLLARTRAAKAKESGQTELEAPSKKRKLSSSEEEEQDDKPTLLLVDDTTTKEQKAGFVLDADDKIQCGDKEDCPNVSRIDEEDKPGDSVKSKTVATNIMAVSSTAVSGTMTTTTTTTTTASSCVSQLGCSLTNVSWLEMLEKTIVDLQMIVQLQIKNN, from the exons ATGTGCGATGTGTGCGCAGACTTTCACGATCTTCTTCTCTCTT ACGAAGAACGGGCCTCCAAGGAGCAGGATGAGTCGGTCAGCCTGTGCGTATCTGATGTGGACACGATCCTGCAATACGTCAACCAGTGGGTGCAAAG GCAATGCATGTGCTGCTATcgggatataaaaaattttgaccgaTTTACAAGATTGATGAAGAGTGTTGTCCTTTCGACGCTTCAACAACTGCAGGCTATTCAGGATGAAGACAAAGAGGAGGGTCGCGATAAGGGTGGAGATGCTGATGACGACAatgacgagaagaaaaaagaaaaaaataaaacggtgAACACGGCTGCAGCTGTCGTTCAAGCCGACAGCTCAGAGAATTCGCAATGCAAGAGAAAACATTCCTGGTCACAGCAGGACAGGGAGAAATTGCTTCACCttctttctaaaatatttcttttgaaCTTTCCTCTCTATATCGCCATGAAACACGGTGGTGTAATCAGTCCCATCGCACCAATTAAG GATGAAGGAGGCTACTGCGAACCGCACGATCCAGAAGTGCCGGCACCTCTGATCCGAGCAGTTTCAGTTTTCTGTCACCAAGGAGGCTTCAACATCATGTCCGCGTGTTTCGATATGGAAAACGCACTGCCAGTTGGCCTGGCACACTCCATGGTCGCTGTTATTTGCAATCTCAAATTGTGGCTGAATTACGGGAGCGTTATTCAGCTGTTTGTGCCTTTGAGGAGACGAGTTATGAGGTATATGTGCCGCCTGGGGGACAAAGAGCTCCGAACTCCGGCCGTCAGGACTATGGCAG ATTTCATGTGGAGTGCGGTGAAAGACCCGATAGACGCGGTTCTCCCGACCTTTGACAAAGATGGACTGGATCTGGCATTCAAGTATTTCACCAGCACGACGCTGACGATGAGACTGGCGGGTGTGGCGCAGATAAACGCGCATATCACAGCATTCAACGAACTTTGTAACAGTGAAACTGTTGCCGAGGTCGAGCAAGTGGGCCACGCACTTGCCGCGTGGCTAACTGAGAACAACATAATCGCCCATATATTCGGTCCGAATTTGCACGTCGAAGTTATCAAGCAAAGCCACATTGTTCTGAGCTTTCTCGCGATGGAAGGGAGGATTTCACCCTCGGACATGGATACCATGTGGCAGGCAGCCCAATTGAAGCACTGCGGCAGGCCCGTTTACGATTTGCTTGCCCCGCTAGTTAAGCACCTTGCGCCAACACCTGTTCTTCACTTGTACTCGCTTCTCGGAAAATTGGAGCCCAAGGATCATAACGAGCAGAGTCTTTTCCTCGCCTCTGCCTTGATCAAGTTCATTTGGACCTCCGGAGGCTCGGGATACCCCGGCGGACTGGCCATGAAGAACAGAGGGATTCTCGTCAGTTCCAGAGGCATCGGTGGCAGTAGCAGCAGTGACCCTAGCGGCATGGAAGGATCTAGCCCTgacgaggaagaggaggaaccCAGTCCTGCGCCGTCCGACGGACCCTCACCTCGCAAACAGGCCAGAGGGGACAGCAGCGATTGTGAAG GCAACTTCAAGACTGAGAGTTTGGAGGCGATTCCGGTCGTTTCTGGTATAACAGATACAGAGGAGGGCGTGGAATTGAGGGAGGACAGCGAGGTTGGCCTTCTTCGAAAATCGGACGAGCGGCAAGACTCCGGTTTCAGAACGGACGAAGCTCCGGAACTCAAAGAGAAGCCACAGAGTGGTTCCGATGCCGAGGCCGATACGGAGAAGTCAAACACCGAGGAGATAAACGTCtacgaaaaaatgagaaagaagttactgaggaagagaaaaaagccACTGAGATGCCTTGCTTCTGGTGCCGGTCAATCGACCTCGGACGAATGCGACAAGAAGGCGAAAGTTAGCGAGTTGCTTTCCGATGCCAATGGAGTGAAGAAAAACGATTGCATCCTGAAGGACACTCTGGATCACCCGGGATCCGACCCAACCAACGTTGACGACACCTTGGATCACGTAAAGCAGCAAGCTATGGCGATGGAGCCGAACGATCAACAAGTCCCTACGACGGCTGCGCTCCTCAGGAGAGCTAACAAGAGCAAATACCTTGCCCTGGTCGGCCACGCCCACGGCATCGACAGGGGACCCGATTCTGCGGATACGTCTCACGACGAAGATGACAGCGACGTTGCGGTGGCAGCCGTCACGGCCGCCGAAGACACCGGTGCCGTCATGTCCGAGTTGGCGGGACTCGTCCACTCAAGTGGGCCGCCGTTCCTCGCCTCGACCCTCGACGAAATGCTCTCAGATGAGGAGGGTTCTTACAGCAGCCGGATATCGAACAAGAGTGAAAAGAACATGGCCGATTTTGACGGGGAGGAAAGCGGCTGCGAGGAGGAACTCGCACAACTGGCAGCGAGGCATTTAACTGCGATACAAATGCAGGCGTATCACCAGGACCATCAACATCCGGCCATGGCGATCAGAAGGTCCATCTGCAGGCCACCGCAGGTCAGGACTGCGCGGCAGACGATAGCTAGGCTCAGCTCGCAGTTCAATTTGGAGACCGTGTGTAAACCCGGAAACACTCTGCTGTGGGACATTCTACAGGATGACAAGATAGGCAGCTTAGGCGAGGGTCTGGCTCTAGAGGCTGAAAAAGCGCTGTGCAGTCTGCTTTGCTTCAATGTGGACAGGCTCATACCAATGAAGTTCATTGAGGGGTGCTTAGAGAACTTGGCATCCAATAGGTCGGTCGTTGTTTCTCTGAGGCTGCTACCCAAATTGCTGGCTAGCTTTCAACAGTTTGGCGCGATGGATGCTCATACGATAACCACGTGGGCTGACAGGGAGCGAGGAATGATGAGGCACTTTTTCAACAACCTGAAAACATACGCCAGCAACGGCTCCAAGACGAATCTCTATTCTCATCAGACCGAGGTTCAAGTGAGACTGCAATTTCTGTCCTCTATATTCTCGCCACTCGGTTCGCCAGACTCTTTCAGACTCAGTCTCGAACAGGTCGACATACTTTGGCAGTGTTTGTCTCAGGATTCCATGTGCTCGGACGAACTGTTCAGCTGGCTGCTCAGCCAAGCAAAGTCCACGGAACAGCACGCCCTCGGAATGGACACGCTGAAACATTTGTGCATGCGGAAGCTGCCCAGTCTTCCTCCTGAAACCATAAGCATGACCGGTCTTAGCTTGTTTCAACAGCTGTGCAACCTTGCCAGGTTGGCCGCCGCCCACCTGGACCGACCTTTGAGGGACGTCGATACGGTGGGAATGGATTTCTTGTGGAGAATAGCTCTGCGAGCGAAGAGCACCGACGTCAGCATGGCTGCCATACAGTATCTAAACGGCTATTACATGTCGCGGCAGCTGACTCAGGAGGCCGAGTTCGTCTCTCAATGCATGATGCATCTGGCTGCGGCCAGCGCTGATCTGGAAACAAACGAAGAGGCGAGCCTACGGTGTATACAGCGCGCGTTGCTGCTGCTCAGAACCCATTTGGAAGCCTTCAGAAAACGTTACGCTTACCATCTTCGGAGATGGGCTTTGGAGGGAAGAGGCGCGGGCAGCCACGTAGCGATGAATACCTCGGAAAAAGGACAACAGATAAGGATATTTGTCCAGCCAGCCGGTATACCCGATAAAACTAGCTTCACCTTGCTTAGTACAGATTTTGTCGCTGATCTCAGGGCCGAAGTGGCAAAGTGGTGGGACGACACCCAGAATTCTCAGGACAAAACATCTTCAGCTTCGGTCAACTTAAATGCTAACGGCAGCTCTGTCCTTGGCTCGCTCCTTACAGATGGGCCGATCAGGATGATAACTCAGGGCCAAGAGCTGACCATAGACTTTGACGAGAAAACCCTACAAGAAATGGGTTTCAAGGATGGGCAGCTTGTTTTCATATCGCTGGGCGCAGGGCGAGGCAGCGGTAGTGGAAGGAGCGGCAAGCGTGACGTTGACTCACCATCTTTGCTACCACCTCCGCCAAGAGAATCGTTGCCCACTCTGCTTCTGCTTAGACCACAATACTTCGAACAACTTTTTACTCTGATGAGGACGCTAAGCGCCATGAAGACAATCGTCAAAGGGGGCCAGACCATACCGCACACAAAAGCGCAGGTGCTTTCCAGGCGAGTTTGGGACACTTTGACACTTTTGCCGACCAGCCCGACTCTTCTCCGTGGATTTCAGAAGTTAGGGGAGGCTTCTTTCCCGGAATTACTTGACCCTGCTAGTCCTCAAAAGCTCATGTACTCCCTTTACATCGTTGAGTCGCTCAGCAAAAGGAATACGTCTAACCAACCAACCTCCACAAGCACCATAACCATCATGCCTGTTCACGAGGGAGGAGGTGACGCCGAAAGCAACCAGGAGGATAAGGACAAGGAGATCTCGTGGGCAGCAGCATTCGTTCAACACGGTGGACTTCGACATCTCTTTGATATCTTTATGTCCGGCTGTTTGGAGCGAGGAGACGGTAGCGAATGGCAGCAGGACTGCCTTGCTAGCCTTCTGAAGCAGCTCTGTCACCTCGGAGTCGTCAAAGAGGAGCGGAAACGAACGAAAGCCGACAAACTTCTCGTCCCACGCCTCAGCGATGCCATGCTAGCAATGATGGATGTAGATACGGTAATGCCGAGGATAACTAGCATTCTTCACGAAGCCTCCCTTCCCAGGGATCCGAACCATTACAAAACTGGACTGTTTGGATGGGCCCAGGTCATTCACTACACAACTGCGCTACTTGTTTGCTGGGTGCATAGCGATCCCGCCGCTCGACAGTCGCTTTTCTCGTCATCGGAACCTTTTGGCAAATCCTGGCTAAGGCGACTTGTTCTGGAAGATCCCGAGCCTGCGGTGAGGAGAGAAGTTTGCACCGCGTTGTACAGACTGTGCCTGGGAAGCACGGGCTCTGACGACGGAGAAACAGACACCACCAGTCTCATCGGACCCATGCTTTCCACGCTATTGGAGCATCTAGTCGTTGCCGAGGCCATGAGGCCTTCTCATCATAAGCCCGATTTGCCTCTCCACTTGCATCCCGCTCTTGACGACGGGAAGGAACCGTACGGCCCGGCGTGCAGGGATTATTTCTGGTTGGTATGCAGATTGGTCGATTCGCTTCCCGAAGAAATTATAAAGGAGAATTTGGAACAGTCGTGCGTTTCTACAATAGACATAGAGGCCCTAGCTGTCAGAGTTATCGACTCTGTTTTGACCAGGGAGCATCTCGAGACTCGTCACAACACCGTCGAGGATGACGGACTGGTCGGTCTCCTGAACTTAGCCTGCAACATCATGATACACAATCCCCCTTGCAAGCAAGGTAAACTCGGACAAAAACTTCTACACGAAGTTTTCGACTTTCTATTCGCACTGCCCAATCCGAAAACGAAACACGTGCCCAAATGCAAAAGTCAAGTCTCAAGATCAGCGGCGTTTGACTTACTCGTTGAACTGGTTAAATCTGCACCTGGTAATTACAGGATACTTCACGAAAAGTTACTCGCTCAGCACAGACCAGGACCTCATTCTCCGTATCCTTGGGATTACTGGCCGCACGAAGACGGGAGATCGGATTGTGGCTATGTGGGATTGACAAACTTAGGTGCCACCTGCTACATGGCCAGTTGCATGCAGCACCTTTACATGATGCCGCAGGCTCGCATTTCCATTTTGGGTGCAGACTGTGCGGAAGCAAACAAGCATCAGTTGACTCTTAGGGAGTTACAAAGAATGTTTGCATATCTTCAAGAATCTGAAAGAAAGGCTTATAATCCTCGCAGTTTTTGCAGAGTGTACACGATGGATCACGCACCTCTGAACACCGGCGAGCAGAAAGACATGgcagaattttttatagacCTTGTGTCAAAGCTCGAGGAAATGACAATGGACCTCAAAAATCTTGTCAAGACTTTATTCTGTGGCGTTATTTCCAACAACGTCGTGTCGCTTGACTGCGAGCACGTCAGCAGAACACTGGAAGAGTTTTATACGGTCAGATGCCAAGTGGCCGATATGAGGAATCTATATGAAAGCCTTGACGAAGTTACGGTTAAAGACACATTAGAGGGAGACAATATGTACACATGCTCACagtgtggaaaaaaagttagggCTGAGAAGAGGGCTTGCTTCAAGAAACTGCCTCACATTCTATGCTTCAACACAATGCGTTACACATTCAATATGGTCACGATGCTCAAGGAAAAGGTAAATACGCATTTCAGTTTTCCACTCAGATTGGACATGTCCGGATACGTCGAGAAGAAACTGATGCCCCAGCATTATCAGGAGGAGAAAATTGCctctgaaaaaagaaagtctGAGAGCGAGGGCAGCTCAGGAGTTGCTGACGAAAAAGAAGCCACAGAGCATCATCAATACGATTTGATCGGTGTTACCGTTCACACTGGCACAGCGGATGGAGGGCACTATTACAGTTTCATCAGAGATCGAACGTCGCCGAATAAAAACAAGTGGTTTCTGTTTAACGACGCCGAAGTGAAGCCGTTTGACCCAAACCAGATCGCCGCCGAGTGTTTTGGTGGCGAAATGACCAGCAAAACGTACGACTCTGTCACGGACAAGTTCATGGACTTCAGTTTCGAGAAAACCAACTCCGCATACATGCTTTTCTATGAGTGGTGCGCCAATCCAGGTGATCAACACAAAGAAGACGAGGCCACGGTTTCTAGCCTGATGGACACGCCTCAGTCTCTGCAGCCACAGCAGCAGATCAACAAACTTCCACCTCTGGAGCTCAATAAAGAACTAGAAGATTGGATATGGCAGGACAACATGCACTTtctgcaggacaaaaacatttttgagCACACGTACTTCAGCTTCATGTGGCAGATATGTGGCTACATACCGCAAACTCTGCTGTCCATGCAGCCTGACATCACCGAAATGTCGGCAGAGCTCTCGACCTCATTTTTCATGGAGACGTTCATTCATGCTAAGGAGAAACCGACTATGGTTCAGTGGGTTGAACTGCTCACAAAACAGTTCAATGGGTCGGTAGGAGCCTGCGCCAGATTCTTGGAAAGAATGGCTGGAGATTCTTGGTGGCCAATTCAGATCCTCGTCAAATGCCCAAACCAGATGGTGCGCCAGATGTTTCAGCGACTCTGCATACATGTTATTCAACGATTGCGAGCCACTCAGGCTCCCCTCTACCTTGCCTGTGATCCTGAGGGCGATCTCAGCACCGTCGGCACCCAATCCTGCGTCACAAGGTTTGTGAGGATGCTGCTCTCCCTCATGGAACATGCTAAGCAGCACTTGAAACACCTCACTGAGTATTTCAGCTTCTTGTACGAATTTAGCAAAATGGGAGAGGAAGAGACtttgtttttaattcaagTACAAGCCATTTCAACCATGGTCAATTTCTATCTCGGTCATAAGACCCATGAGTTTGTAGACACTGTCagtgaggaggaggaggaagaggaggtcGTAGCCGTTCCCACCGACAAACTTAGGCCTGCGTCTCTCGACAAAATGATAACGCTCATTGCAGCTCTGGTGGAACGAAGCAGAGGAGCAGATCACAG GCTCACGCTGTCCCCCGCCGATCTGAACGCAGTCGCTGGCGGAAAAGGGTTTCCATTTTTGTACCAGCAGACGCGAGACGTCATAAACTTGAATCAGACACGGAACTTGATTCAATCCTTGTGCCGGTGGAATGACAGACTCGCCGTCCATATAGTTACGATGATATTCCAGGCTATAACCAAGCACACGGATGTTTGCCAGCCATTTTTCAAGCTGCTAACTTTTCTCACCGAAGGATCTGGCCCCAGCGGTTTACCCTGCATGACCCAATTGGTTCTCGGACGAGTTTGGGAAGCTGCGAGAGTCGCCCCGCACGGAGCACTCGAGTGGCTGGCCCTTGCTGTCGCTAGAAGTAAATTGGCCCATGCCTGGGTCTTGCAGGGCCTCGATACCTGGCTGCAGCATTTCCTTCTGGAACACTCGAATCAGAGGGTCAGATCTGCAGCTGCGTTTCTGCTCGTATCTCTGGTTCCCTCCACCCACTTCAGGCAAGGATACAGAACGGCGCACAGACTCGGCCTCGGATGTAATTCGGCAAGGGAATTGCAGCTTTCGTCAGAAGCAACGCTGATTCTGCACCAGATTTATACAGCGCTGTTGAGACTCTTACAACCAGCCAGACATTACATCGACATCCAAACACATGGAACGATGAAACTCACTGCCTATTTTGCATTACTTACTTACTGCGTTGTTTCTAAGACTGAAAAACTGATG TTTGGACAATACTTGAATGATTTGTGGACATTGTTTCATCCAAAATTATCGGAGCCAAGTATACCCGTACATCACAATAAACAAGCTGTATTATTATTCTGGTATCACGTATGTTCCGACTGTCCTGAGAATGTCGCTATGATACTGCACAATCCACACATCACAAAGAATATTgcatttaattatatatt AGCTGATCACGAAGACCAAgatgttgttttatttaatcGTGTTATGCTTCCTGCATATTATGGCTTGCTCAGACTCTGTTGTCAACAGTCTCGTGCCTTTACGCGACAATTGGCAGCTCACCAAAATATCCAATGGGCGTTCAAGAACATTACTCCACACCCCACTCAATATTCTACT GCGGTCGACGAACTGTTCAAACTAATGCAGCTTCTGGTAGCTAGACATCAGGATCAAACGGAACAAGAAGAAGCCGAAATTGCTTCTTTTCGACGAGGCACCTTGTCCTCTTACCTCCAAGGCTTGGACGGGCGCTCGTGCTGGGCGACGCTCATCTCTGCGTTCAG AATCCTTATCGAATCCGACGACGATCGCCTGTACGTCGTCTACAATGGCGGGCTGAGTATGGCGTTGGAGGCATTTCACATGCTCCACATAATGTACCATGAAGCAACGGCTTGCCACGTAGCTGGAGACCTGGCAGAGTTGATAGCGATCATAGTCGAGCTGATACGCTGCGTCAGAACAGTTCGCGACGGTCCAGACGCAAGGAATATACTAGCGAACAGCAAGGAATGGCCGGACGTACTGAGAAAACTGGCCACTTTGCTCAACACATACAATCCGCCCGACATGAGGACTCTGGCTATCGACCTTCTCAAAGAGCTGGTGATGCTCGTGCCCGCCGAAGCGATTTCCATCCTGGCGCCATTGCTCTCTCATTGTCACGCAGCCCTACAGGAGTCCCACGCAGCCGTTCCTCCTGGTCCCTATCTACCCCGGCGATCCAATCCACCTGGAAAAATGGCCTCTAGACCCGCCCGACCTATGGTGCAGATGGCAGTTCCCCATTCCCAACTAGAGGCGTCCAAAGGCGTTGACCTCGAGTACGACGGCGCTCTGCTTGAGTTTTACCTACCGTATCACGAGCTGATCGACGTCATGTGCAGATTGGCTATAAACAACGACTGCATGACCGATACGTTGGTCAACCTCAGCGCGATGCTTGGTTTCGAAG GTGTTCCTCTTCACCTGGCACTGTTTCCGCGATTATGGCTGGACGTGCACGCGGCAACGCATATAGATAGGAAGCACATTGCCGCGTTACTATGCTCGTCGTACACGGTGGATTACGTGGACGCGGTGCTTCTTGACGAGAGATCGTCGCTCGGTGTGCCGGCTATACACGCTttcctgaaaacttttttcccaaaattagCCAGCCACGTTTTGACCGAGCAGACTTGTTCTCTGATCGACAATCTCGTCAGCTCGCTGACCGCGATGGTGGAAGCGGTGGACGTCCAAGTTGCCGCGCACAGATTAACCGGAGATCTGAGGGCTCTGGCTCTGGTTTATAGCAGTGGCACAAGGCTCAAACCTCCCGGGGGTCTTCAGCCGGCCTTGGACACGCTTCTAGCTAGGACGAGGGCGGCTAAGGCGAAAGAGTCCGGTCAGACGGAGCTCGAAGCACCGTCTAAGAAGCGGAAGTTAAGCTCGAGTGAGGAAGAGGAGCAGGATGATAAGCCGACTCTTTTGTTGGTCGACGACACGACGACGAAGGAACAAAAAGCCGGCTTTGTTCTTGACGCGGATGATAAAATTCAGTGCGGTGACAAGGAAGATTGTCCTAACGTGTCGCGAATAGACGAAGAGGACAAGCCGGGTGATTCGGTTAAATCAAAAACTGTAGCAACTAATATTATGGCCGTATCTTCCACCGCAGTTAGCGGTACGATGACAACAACTACGACGACCACGACAACCGCAAGCAGCTGTGTTAGTCAGCTAGGCTGTTCGCTGACCAATGTATCGTGGCTTGAAATGCTTGAGAAAACAATCGTTGACCTTCAAATGATTGTGCAATTGCAAATTAAgaacaattaa
- the LOC124414101 gene encoding uncharacterized protein LOC124414101 has product MPLVQSTLRCLRVRSFAYCLSLVKISSARDFILPLLSACSRREGSNLSEKEELIRVCGGKTKRIISKGKTTRQFSESLNCIYHLARESQSAVIIRKGQLMSLKTVPVTDHEDEMKANTAATKIQAGFRGYRVRKQLKEGRGQTSPRTSDSEASSPPPLKRQDTSNRTNLEEKSATKIQAGVRGFLVRKRQQVAAAAATRIQAGFRGFRTRKQLKQGTQ; this is encoded by the coding sequence ATGCCGCTAGTTCAGTCGACGTTGCGCTGTCTAAGAGTTCGGAGCTTCGCTTATTGTCTGTCACTCGTTAAAATCAGTTCAGCGAGAGATTTCATCCTTCCTCTGTTGTCAGCCTGCAGCCGGCGAGAGGGATCGAATCTGAGCGAGAAGGAGGAACTAATTCGCGTTTGTGGAGGGAAAACGAAACGCATAATATCCAAAGGCAAGACAACTCGTCAATTCAGCGAGAGCCTAAATTGCATCTACCACTTAGCTCGGGAAAGTCAGTCTGCGGTTATTATCCGAAAAGGGCAGTTAATGTCGCTTAAGACGGTCCCCGTTACGGACCACGAAGACGAGATGAAGGCCAACACCGCAGCGACCAAAATCCAAGCCGGATTCCGAGGGTACAGAGTCAGGAAGCAGCTGAAGGAAGGCCGGGGTCAGACATCACCGAGGACCTCGGACTCCGAGGCGTCCAGCCCGCCACCCCTTAAACGCCAGGACACCTCGAACAGGACGAACCTTGAGGAGAAATCGGCGACGAAGATCCAGGCCGGAGTCAGAGGGTTTCTCGTCAGGAAGAGGCAGCAGGTCGCGGCCGCTGCTGCCACCAGGATTCAGGCAGGGTTCCGAGGGTTCAGGACCCGTAAACAGCTGAAACAGGGCACCCAGTGA